A genomic stretch from Plasmodium brasilianum strain Bolivian I chromosome 9, whole genome shotgun sequence includes:
- a CDS encoding amino acid transporter, with the protein MLDKESQEYENAQSELSAQSVQIALSKYSNTESEKKKRMQKLKDAFVKCPNDLKTYLYNICVNFSYSDIYQEYISRLSLNTYNNCDYDQIRSSSYISKKDFLKYYNFQFYDNKFELESDEYYEDTLFEDSDNFSDMEEVGRYVLARCMVNTYNGQTSKMKNLLLSKPQYEVAPSYRKKRGKEWAIQKPHVDGKIERKKNNNKCRGMGVEIGQGERKEEGKSAKNTNSKSYTSQLLNLISQRNSHRSNAQSSSNCSNASSDSGFSGSSEEVLRAHMRREQNCWNKMITRKCFSVVTHVKDPREYSFMPFNFYSFNNYDINRKKIKNSCNNNYFYMLDNLEEAQKDQCVEKYYKYMNKIVDKEYFKISKSGEEKKIKKKKKKKKKK; encoded by the coding sequence ATGCTTGATAAGGAATCCCAAGAGTATGAAAATGCGCAAAGTGAGCTAAGTGCTCAGAGTGTCCAAATTGCCCTAAGTAAATATAGCAACACCGAGAgcgaaaaaaagaaaaggatgcaaaaattaaaagatgcATTTGTAAAATGCCCTAACGATTTAAAAACGTACTTATACAATATTTGTGTTAATTTTTCGTACAGTGATATTTATCAAGAATATATTAGCAGACTGAGCTTAAATACATACAACAACTGTGACTACGATCAAATAAGAAGTAGTTCTTATATATCTAAAAAAgattttctaaaatattacaatttccaattttatgataataagTTTGAATTAGAATCTGACGAATATTATGAGGACACACTTTTTGAAGACTCAGATAATTTTAGTGATATGGAGGAGGTGGGAAGGTATGTACTAGCACGATGTATGGTAAATACATACAATGGTCAGAcaagtaaaatgaaaaatttactaCTATCAAAACCTCAGTATGAAGTTGCTCCTTCATATCGAAAGAAGAGAGGTAAGGAATGGGCAATCCAGAAACCTCATGTTGATGgaaaaattgaaagaaaaaaaaataataataaatgtagaGGAATGGGAGTAGAAATAGGACAAGGAGAGAGAAaagaagaaggaaaaagTGCGAAGAATACTAATTCAAAATCGTATACGTCCCAACTGCTAAATCTAATTAGCCAGCGGAATTCCCACAGGAGTAATGCCCAGAGTAGCAGTAATTGCAGCAATGCAAGCAGCGACAGTGGTTTCAGTGGCAGCTCTGAGGAAGTCTTGAGAGCACACATGAGAAGAGAACAAAATTGCTGGAACAAAATGATAACAAGGAAGTGTTTTTCAGTTGTTACCCATGTAAAAGACCCAAGGGAGTATTCTTTTATGccctttaatttttactcttttaataattacGATATTAATaggaagaaaataaagaattcaTGTAATAACAATTACTTTTATATGCTAGATAATTTGGAGGAAGCTCAAAAGGATCAGTGTGTTGAAAAGTATTACAAGTACATGAACAAAATAGTAGATAAggaatatttcaaaataagCAAAAGTGGAGaggagaagaaaataaaaaaaaaaaaaaaaaaaaaaaaaaaaaagtag
- a CDS encoding amino acid transporter, producing MFKSDKRLVWNEENMNTDKKDECVVPLEDLHTTEWGKTPNKANEKDAVNAYFEQQMKGTNVDKSKSCSLYSNKSIKRLCSEEIEIFFKKALKNEIINFNQKRIDNRDRWNSLYQFICSCLGASLATQCYLDLPELTSGLDYILLLLLVLFCYIFIGLPLVQIEYALGQVSQSCIVNSLSFLKKKYRGIAIISLIVSFHVLTKNINTSIDTAIIIAGSLKKPLSWNMRDCEGILHRMNCIKNDKCKWVGVPADKGSGMGDNYSSTHSSSYSSQHSYSNYSGNNDKHVFLQNFEGKTSISGKQCVSAGISEGQKRVQLAIEGNNMINAKFYNTIFFSEDNFLYLNFPLIAQIFSIVLLSLNCSTGINYMFSSYTNIGTNILISAWYVIFGSCISTIIHFAYYYLCLDLSTNFASVNENKVMVNHLLNDVYRIVFPISSSSSSVDFLILKKNKYFLISHSIYIVALSRVKFSNIMSFAYFLSCTCVLLTTCAIHLKGVVMILKESLSRSSSIQRSFHNTQIQEKDHPEQVHMVPFIRMPNLRTSKGKNRESQHGGSVEQWGAYIKSHWGEKKNNPNLHDHGQVTKFTLMIGSDEDVKKGVHTTVEDKKSKSDYFFKCSMQFVVTVLLLLLTFVVSLISFLYPGKISIFICPPTNMWKISDIHLKKQKPLNCLYTRRIFFFEEILPIEKIMPVYVWRHIEKHINRENFISSLQRENENNETIHDKTYTYLSKNEFENYIFDLIARGSNLCDFTDRQRGP from the exons ATGTTTAAAAGCGATAAAAGGTTGGTGTGGAATGAGGAAAATATGAATACAGATAAAAAGGACGAATGTGTAGTCCCATTGGAAGATTTACACACAACTGAGTGGGGAAAAACGCCAAATAAAGCAAATGAAAAAGATGCGGTAAACGCATATTTCGAACAGCAGATGAAGGGGACAAATGTAGACAAATCAAAGAGCTGTAGTCTCTATAGCAACAAGAGCATAAAAAGATTATGTTCtgaagaaatagaaatattttttaaaaaagctttaaaaaatgaaattataaattttaatcaGAAAAGGATTGACAATAGAGATAGATGGAATTCGTTATATCAATTTATATGCTCTTGTTTAGGTGCCTCTTTAGCTACTCAGTGTTACTTAGATCTACCTGAGTTAACATCAGGATTAGATTACATACTGCTTTTACTGCTAGTcctattttgctatatttttataggtTTACCATTAGTACAAATCGAATATGCATTAGGACAAGTATCACAAAGTTGTATAGTAAACAGCTTGagctttttgaaaaaaaaatatagggGAATAGcaataatttctttaataGTATCCTTTCATGTATTAACGAAAAACATTAACACCAGCATAGACACGGCAATAATTATTGCAGGTTCGCTCAAGAAACCCTTGTCATGGAATATGAGAGATTGTGAGGGAATCTTGCACAGAATGAACTGCATTAAGAATGACAAGTGCAAATGGGTGGGGGTACCCGCCGACAAGGGCTCTGGAATGGGTGATAATTACAGTAGTACACATAGCAGTAGTTATAGTAGCCAACATAGCTATAGCAACTACAGTGGAAACAATGACAAGCATGTTTTTTTGCAGAACTTCGAGGGTAAAACTTCCATTAGTGGTAAGCAGTGTGTATCAGCTGGGATTTCAGAAGGG CAAAAGCGGGTACAGTTAGCAATAGAGGGaaataatatgataaatGCCAAGTTTTATAACACCATATTTTTTAGTGAAGataattttctttacttAAATTTTCCACTCATAGCCCAAATATTTAGCATCGTACTACTCTCTCTTAATTGTTCTACtggaataaattatatgttttcttcatatacaaatataggaacaaatattttaatttctgcTTGGTATGTTATATTTGGTTCATGTATAAGCACAATAATACATTTCGCTTATTACTATTTATGTTTAGACCTTAGTACCAATTTTGCATCAGTTAACGAAAACAAAGTTATGGTAAACCATTTGCTTAATGACGTTTACAGAATAGTATTCCCTATAAGCAGTTCCTCTTCTTCTGtagattttttaattttaaaaaaaaataaatatttcctaATATCccatagtatatatatagttgcCTTATCAAGAGTAAAATTTTCCAATATAATGAGTTTTgcatattttctttcttgTACTTGTGTATTACTTACAACTTGTGCTATACATTTAAAAGGAGTAGTCATGATATTAAAGGaaa GCCTTAGCAGGAGTAGCAGCATTCAAAGGAGTTTCCATAATACTCAGATACAGGAGAAGGATCATCCAGAACAGGTCCATATGGTCCCCTTTATCCGTATGCCTAATTTAAGGACGTCGAAAGGCAAAAATCGAGAGAGCCAACATGGAGGCAGCGTAGAGCAATGGGGTGCCTATATCAAAAGTCATTggggggaaaaaaagaataatccCAATTTACATGACCATGGACAGGTAACAAAATTTACACTAATGATTGGTAGTGATGAAGATGTAAAAAAAGGTGTGCATACAACTGTAGAAGACAAAAAAAGCAAATCAGATTATTTCTTCAAATGTTCCATGCAGTTTGTCGTTACTGTGTTGTTATTACTGCTTACGTTTGTTGtttctttaatttcttttttatatcctGGGAAAATTAGTATATTCATTTGTCCTCCAACTAATATGTGGAAAATTAGtgatatacatttaaaaaaacaaaaaccaCTAAATTGTTTGTATACAAGacgtatatttttctttgaagaaattttaccaattgaaaaaattatgcctGTTTATGTATGGCGTCATATAGAGAAGCATATAAACAGGGAGAACTTTATATCCTCCTTACAaagagaaaatgaaaataacgAAACTATTCATGATAAGACTTACAcatatttaagtaaaaatgaatttgaGAATTACATTTTCGACTTAATCGCTCGAGGTTCTAATTTGTGTGACTTTACGGATAGACAACGAGGGCcgtaa
- a CDS encoding pre-mRNA-splicing factor 38A, whose translation MANRTDASAIKIFGSNPQYLISNIIRSKIYESPYWKEKCFALTSESIIDQAVNLKYVGGTYGGNRKPTRFLCLVLKLLQIQPDKDIIYEYIKNEEFIYLRALGIFYLRLIGKSLEIYKNLEPILFDYRKIRMRSNDGTFQKIYMDVFVDNCLVLNNLFDVDFPTLTKRQVLEENNLLEKINLEYYKELLNVPSDREGGKQGNEMEMKKMKRNEDDCTSRSNEENLKLKLRNTYRKSRMDSVERHKARKRRGKKYDHENEGRQEKRGIRRREKSGKKDQEWERRRIKRRSRSRSISSGNSSGRSRSRSIISGNSSGISRSRTRSIISGNSSGRSRSISISSGNSSGRSRSISISSGSSRARSRSIISGSSGGRRRNRSIKSCSSSRRSVSRKDKKKSQKKYAWYKYKKKQYSSEGEKMRTSLELYAVSKKKRNRRMSEDIDEEKKHRKKKKRRNIKNENIKNENTKNENTKNENIKNENIKNENIKNENKKNDGSSYDENKKDGLPIDKWNQIRKELGMKPLK comes from the exons ATGGCCAATCGAACAGATGCGAGTgccataaaaatttttggaTCCAATCCGCAATACTTAATTTCAAATATCATAAGaagcaaaatatatgaaagcCCATACTGGAAGGAGAAATGCTTCGCTTTGACAT cCGAATCTATAATAGACCAAGcggtaaatttaaaatacgtTGGAGGGACGTATGGAGGTAACAGAAAACCAACTCGCTTTTTATGTCTAGTTTTAAAGTTACTACAAATTCAGCCCGACaaagatataatatatgagtatataaaaaatgaggaatttatttatttaagagCTTTAGGTATATTTTATCTAAGACTCATAGGAAAAAGTTtagaaatttataaaaatttagaacCCATTTTATTCGActatagaaaaataagaatgagATCAAATGATGGtacatttcaaaaaatatatatggatgtATTTGTTGACAACTGCTTAGTATTAAATAATCTTTTTGATGTGGATTTTCCTACCTTAACCAAAAGACAAGTTTTGGAAGAGAATAAtctattagaaaaaattaacctAGAATACTACAAAGAATTGTTAAATGTTCCATCAGACAGAGAAGGAGGAAAACAGGGAAACGAAATGGAAATGAAGAAGATGAAGAGGAATGAAGATGACTGCACATCCCGGAGTAATGAAGAaaacttaaaattaaaactgcGTAACACGTATAGGAAGAGCCGTATGGACAGCGTAGAAAGGCATAAAgcaagaaaaagaagaggtAAAAAGTATGACCATGAAAATGAAGGGCGGCAGGAAAAGAGGGGAATCAGAAGGAGGGAGAAGTCTGGAAAAAAGGACCAAGAATGGGAAAGGAGAAGAATCAAAAGAagaagtagaagtagaagCATAAGCAGTGGTAATAGTAGCGGCagaagtagaagtagaagCATAATCAGTGGTAATAGTAGCGGCATAAGTAGAAGTAGAACTAGAAGCATAATCAGTGGTAATAGTAGCGGCAGAAGTAGAAGTATAAGCATAAGCAGTGGTAATAGTAGCGGCAGAAGTAGAAGTATAAGCATAAGCAGTGGTAGTAGTAGGGCAAGAAGTAGAAGCATAATCAGTGGTAGTAGTGGAGGCAGGCGTAGAAATAGAAGCATAAAAAGTTGTAGTAGTAGCCGCAGAAGTGTCAGTAGAAAGGATAAGAAAAAGTCCCAGAAGAAGTATGCATGgtacaaatacaaaaaaaaacaatactCATCGGAGGGGGAAAAAATGCGCACCAGTTTAGAGTTATATGCGGTTAGTAAGAAGAAGAGGAATCGACGTATGAGTGAAGACATCgatgaagagaaaaaacatagaaaaaaaaaaaaaaggagaaatataaaaaatgaaaatataaaaaatgaaaatacaaaaaatgaaaatacaaaaaatgaaaatataaaaaatgaaaatataaaaaatgaaaatataaaaaatgaaaataagaaaaatgatgGCTCTTcatatgatgaaaataaaaaggacgGACTACCAATTGATAAATGGAACCAAATTAGAAAAGAGTTAGGCATGAAGCCACTCAAATGA
- a CDS encoding 50S ribosomal protein L2, translating into MALPFSKSTVNHIRENSKISAVHILQAYLSWLCKGLSAINVNIVQASLRNVPEYIDFNTFFPKKEIKPDIISAFTIAKQQRLEKLLENNPLVLYRGRVVKNLSCPKIKYSGRNNVGKITTRHRGGGHIKRLRFIDFKRSRKDIYGTVLRIEYDPSRSAHIALIQYEDGVLSYILAPLLLRPGDKIIASKHANINPGNCLPLKNIPVGSIIHNIEIRPGAGGQLIRAAGTYATVLSKDSQYATVKLKSTEIRKFPLECWASIGQVSNLERHMKILGKAGVNRWLGKRPVVRGVAMNPSKHPHGGGTSKKHTKRPKCSLWGKCRDGYKTRSKKKPLGLIIRRNLCGRLQKKYGVPV; encoded by the exons ATGGCACTACCTTTTTCGAAGTCAACAGTAAATCATATTAGggaaaattcaaaaatatcTGCCGTGCATATTTTACAAGCATATCT TTCATGGCTGTGCAAGGGATTAAGTGCTATAAATGTGAATATAGTGCAAGCTAGTTT AAGAAACGTACCTGAATATATCGACTTCAATACCTTTTTTCCGAAAAAGGAAATCAAGCCAGATATCATATCCGCCTTTACTATTGCAAAACAACAAAGACTAGAAAAacttttagaaaataatCCTTTAGTATTGTACAGAGGTAGAGTagttaaaaatttatcatgtccaaaaataaaatattcaggTAGAAATAATGTAGGCAAAATAACTACGCGTCATAGAGGGGGGGGTCATATAAAAAGGTTAAGATTTATTGATTTTAAAAGATCtagaaaagatatatatggAACCGTTTTAAGAATAGAATATGATCCATCGAGAAGTGCACATATTGCTTTAATTCAATATGAAGATGGTGTGTTATCTTACATTTTAGCTCCTCTTTTATTAAGACCAGGAGATAAAATTATTGCTAGTAAACATGCAAATATAAATCCAGGTAATTGTTtacctttaaaaaatattccagTTGGTAgtattattcataatattgaGATTAGACCCGGAGCAGGAGGACAACTAATCAGAGCAGCAGGTACATATGCAACTGTGTTAAGTAAAGATAGCCAGTATGCAACCGTCAAATTGAAATCTAcagaaataagaaaatttccTTTAGAATGTTGGGCTAGTATTGGGCAAGTGTCTAACTTAGAAAGacatatgaaaattttaggAAAAGCTGGGGTTAACAGATGGTTAGGTAAAAGACCTGTAGTAAGAGGTGTAGCAATGAACCCTTCCAAACATCCACATGGTGGAGGTACCAGTAAAAAACATACCAAAAGACCAAAGTGTTCACTGTGGGGTAAATGTAGAGATGGGTATAAAACCCGAAGCAAGAAAAAGCCGCTCGGATTAATCATTAGGAGAAATTTGTGCGGCCGTTTGCAGAAGAAGTATGGTGTTCCTGTGTAG